The Bos taurus isolate L1 Dominette 01449 registration number 42190680 breed Hereford chromosome 13, ARS-UCD2.0, whole genome shotgun sequence genome contains a region encoding:
- the STMN3 gene encoding stathmin-3 isoform X1: protein MLPAEALHLCWPSHECGGQPLYQLAYKEKMKELSVLSLICSCFYSQPHPNTVYQYGDMEVKQLDKRASGQSFEVILKSPSDLSPESPMLSSPPKRKDTSLEELQKRLEAAEERRKTQEAQVLKQLAERREHEREVLHKALEENNNFSRLAEEKLNYKMELSKEIREAHLAALRERLREKELHAAEVRRNKEQREEMSG from the exons ATGCTGCCTGCAGAAGCTCTACATCTGTGCTGGCCCAGTCATGAGTGTGGTGGTCAACCTCTCTACCAACTGG CATACAAGGAGAAGATGAAGGAACTGTCGGTGCTGTCGCTCATCTGCTCCTGCTTCTACTCACAGCCGCACCCCAACACCGTCTACCAGTATGGGG ACATGGAGGTGAAACAGCTGGACAAGAGGGCCTCCGGCCAGAGCTTTGAGGTCATCCTCAAGTCCCCTTCCGACCTGTCCCCGGAGAGTCCCATGCTCTCCTCCCCCCCCAAGAGGAAGGACACCTCCCTGGAAGAGCTGCAGAAGCGGCTGGAGGCAGCTGAGGAGCGGAGGAAG ACGCAGGAGGCGCAGGTGCTGAAGCAGCTGGCGGAGCGGCGCGAGCACGAACGCGAGGTGTTGCACAAGGCGCTGGAGGAGAACAACAACTTCAGCCGTCTGGCCGAGGAGAAGCTCAACTACAAGATGGAGCTCAGCAAGGAGATTCGCGAGGCGCACCTGGCGGCGCTGCGTGAGCGGCTGCGCGAGAAG